The Clostridium beijerinckii genomic sequence ACCTCGTATAGCAGACTTACTCCTGCTATCAAAGCTGATTTTTTCATGAAAGACCATTTGCGTTTTATCATACCAATATAGATTCCTAACGGCACAAATACAAGTATGTTATCATATATTTCCGAAAATTCAATCCTACCATTTACTATTACAGATTCATGAAATGGAATTATGTTAATACTTCGAAAGTATCCTAATTCCTTAAGTGAGAATTGCATCTTAAATAATATAATCCAGGTTAACACTACTAAATATACTAAAAGTAAGCAAATTGTTAGTGTCTCTTGCTTTGTTTTTTTATTTTCCATATGTATTTCCCATCTCCCTTAATACTTTTACAAAAATTATTATTAATACTCCAATAATAATGCTACAGCTAAATTTTTTTATTCTAAATTTAATTAAGCACTTATTCTACTGAAATATTAACTGCAAGTTTATTATCACATCATATACTACTTACTATTTCTAGTATATCCGTATAATATTAACTATTTATGAGTATAAAATTAAAAATAACTTAATATATATGTTACAATTCACAATTGCAGCTAAAATTCTTGCAATATTTTTAGAATTATCATGAAGAATCATTTTTGCAATATATATTTCTATATAATCAACTTGACATTATAAATAAAAATAGTATAATTACCCTGGGTAATAGTTAACCATGATAACTATATATTTTCGGGAGGGTATAATATGCAAGGACTATTTCAACGCTTTTTTTCACTAC encodes the following:
- a CDS encoding VanZ family protein → MENKKTKQETLTICLLLVYLVVLTWIILFKMQFSLKELGYFRSINIIPFHESVIVNGRIEFSEIYDNILVFVPLGIYIGMIKRKWSFMKKSALIAGVSLLYEVLQFIFAIGASDITDIIGNTFGGIFGITIYLIFLKLFKTEFKANKIINTIALVGTILAILLLAFLVLVNN